The proteins below are encoded in one region of Sminthopsis crassicaudata isolate SCR6 chromosome 1, ASM4859323v1, whole genome shotgun sequence:
- the DENND1C gene encoding DENN domain-containing protein 1C isoform X4: MGSDIKEDPKNTFAWFFEAAYPTSLQEAPPVLRQYPKDFCDQSRPHSSCPALHLCPHRLVWEPKIWLLPPGYQCQKLPLHTQVGGDLPWFEVFYKLLNNVGDLLAQNQVRPLFLSTPHLHLPACPRLPECSCLHSQVSEAEELLSALYLHPVPGPEASLGLSLDRQEGKLKITTHPSPLPPAPGTNQLLSCFIAPNSACLPSIPENRNLTELVVAVASENIVGLYSSLLSERRVLLTASKLSTLTACVHASCGLLYPMHWEHILIPTLPPHLLDYCCAPMPYLIGVHTSLIERVRDKGLEDVVILNVDTNTLESPFQDVDTLPPDVVSLLRLRLRKEALAAGDGVSRLFLRAQAMLFGGYRDALICSPGQPMKFKEEVFVAQKPGPLQTFRQSAIHLQLFKQVYPGQGSRPRRKGYPQVPGLAINLIVPPQFIDERLEKLNSGEGFSDLFEQEITSNGLASGNLRSYQLWADNLKKGGGALLHSVKAKTQPAVRNMYRSAKIGLKGVQNRLKWKDNDLSLQRWGSLRVPTPDNRSECLQHRLPITHHFGQSRPLRPRHRRSQSRPEDEIPGREEQRESLSGLKEPWGQDDFDSNFLSSGELDLLGEILDNLSIGMSGPEESPGLHPSHSLDSCHLDQSSCFNLMLLEETSKEQLLSPKVPTAALLSEELEEPRTSHTSMETVAPQVPSSSHQQLLVEEEFQEPQLLPSGTFAVPQSSKVFVESEIPNICAEYRPPSPVPVPQDIHRGVPPRLREGVFIHPKVAQLKKRFEG, translated from the exons ATGGGATCCGATATCAA AGAGGATCCCAAGAACACATTTGCTTGGTTCTTTGAGGCTGCCTACCCCACCTCCCTTCAGGAGG CACCCCCCGTCTTGCGCCAGTACCCTAAGGATTTCTGTGATCAG AGCAGGCCACATTCTAGCTGCCCAGCACTTCACCTTTGTCCTCACCGACTTGTCTGGGAGCCGAAGATTTGGCTTCTGCCGCCTGGGTACCAGTGCCAGAAGCTGCCTCTGCATACTCAGGTTGGAGG TGATCTGCCCTGGTTTGAGGTTTTCTACAAACTGCTCAACAATGTTGGGGACCTGTTAGCCCAGAATCAGGTAAGGccccttttcctctccactcCCCACCTCCACTTGCCTGCTTGTCCCCGTTTGCCTGAGTGCTCCTGCCTCCATTCACAGGTCTCTGAGGCTGAAGAACTTCTCTCTGCCTTGTATCTGCATCCAGTACCTGGGCCAGAGGCCTCTTTGGGACTGTCTCTG GACCGTCAGGAAGGGAAGCTGAAAATTACCACTCACCCCAGTCCCCTGCCTCCTGCACCTGGGACCAACCAACTG CTTTCCTGCTTCATTGCTCCAAATTCTGCATGCTTGCCCTCCATCCCAGAAAAT AGGAACCTGACTGAGTTGGTGGTGGCTGTGGCTTCAGAGAATATCGTGGGCCTCTATAGCTCTCTGCTCAGTGAGCGTAGAGTTCTGCTCACTGCCAGCAAACTCAGCACG CTGACAGCCTGTGTTCATGCATCCTGTGGCTTGCTGTATCCTATGCATTGGGAACACATACTCATCCCCACACTACCCCCCCATTTGCTGGACTATTGCTG TGCCCCCATGCCTTACCTCATCGGTGTCCACACCAGCCTTATTGAG AGGGTGCGGGACAAGGGCCTGGAGGATGTGGTCATCTTGAATGTGGACACAAACACCTTGGAGTCACCATTCCAGGATGTGGACACACTACCCCCTGACGTG GTGTCTCTTCTGAGACTAAGGCTAAGAAAGGAAGCTTTGGCTGCTGGTGATGGTGTCTCTCGACTCTTCCTGAGGGCCCAAGCTATGCTGTTTGGTGGTTACAGAGATGCACTGATTTGCAGTCCT ggaCAACCTATGAAGTTCAAAGAAGAAGTTTTTGTGGCTCAGAAGCCAGGACCCTTACAAACCTTCAGACAAAGTGCCATCCACCTCCAACTCTTCAAACAGGTATATCCAGGCCAAGGAAGTCGGCCCAGGAGAAAGGGGTATCCCCAAGTGCCAGGGCTGGCTATAAATCTGATTGTCCCTCCCCAGTTCATAGATGAGCGCCTTGAGAAGCTGAATTCTGGGGAAGGCTTCTCAGACCTGTTTGAACAAGAGATCACTAGCAATGGCCTGGCCTCAG GAAACCTGCGATCCTATCAGCTCTGGGCAGATAatctgaaa AAAGGTGGAGGAGCCCTGTTGCATTCTGTGAAGGCCAAAACCCAGCCAGCCGTGAGGAACATGTACCGATCC GCCAAGATTGGACTCAAAGGAGTACAAAATCGGCTGAAGTGGAAG GATAATGACCTCTCGCTGCAGAGGTGGGGTTCTCTTCGGGTCCCAACCCCAGACAACCGCTCTGAATGTCTTCAACATCGTCTACCCATCACCCACCACTTTGGCCAG TCCAGGCCCCTTCGTCCCCGACACCGAAGATCCCAATCTCGACCTGAGGACGAGATTCCTGGGAGAGAGGAACAAAG gGAATCTCTGTCTGGGCTCAAGGAGCCCTGGGGACAAGATGACTTCGATAGCAACTTCCTGAGCTCAGGAGAACTGGACCTGCTTGGGGAGATCCTTGACAACCTCAGCATTGGGATGTCTGGGCCTGAAGAATCCCCTGGTCTGCACCCCAGCCATAGCTTGGACAGCTGCCACTTAGACCAGAGCAGCTGTTTCAACTTG ATGCTTctggaagaaacttcaaaggaaCAATTGCTATCCCCCAAAGTGCCTACTGCAGCTCTTCTCAGTGAGGAGTTGGAAGAACCCAGGACTTCTCATACCTCCATGGAGACTGTAGCCCCCCAAGTCCCTTCCTCAAGCCATCAGCAACTCCTGGTTGAGGAAGAATTTCAAGAGCCACAATTGCTACCCTCTGGGACCTTTGCTGTACCTCAGTCCTCCAAAGTCTTTGTAGAGTCAGAGATACCCAACATCTGTGCAGAATACAGACCCCCTAGTCCTGTACCAGTTCCCCAGGACATTCATAGAGGAGTACCCCCACGTCTCAGAGAGGGGGTCTTCATTCATCCCAAGGTAGCTCAGCTCAAAAAGCGATTTGAGGGCTAG
- the DENND1C gene encoding DENN domain-containing protein 1C isoform X5 — MGSDIKEDPKNTFAWFFEAAYPTSLQEAPPVLRQYPKDFCDQELMQTVPKFCFPFDLERPHSSCPALHLCPHRLVWEPKIWLLPPGYQCQKLPLHTQVGGDLPWFEVFYKLLNNVGDLLAQNQVSEAEELLSALYLHPVPGPEASLGLSLDRQEGKLKITTHPSPLPPAPGTNQLLSCFIAPNSACLPSIPENRNLTELVVAVASENIVGLYSSLLSERRVLLTASKLSTLTACVHASCGLLYPMHWEHILIPTLPPHLLDYCCAPMPYLIGVHTSLIERVRDKGLEDVVILNVDTNTLESPFQDVDTLPPDVVSLLRLRLRKEALAAGDGVSRLFLRAQAMLFGGYRDALICSPGQPMKFKEEVFVAQKPGPLQTFRQSAIHLQLFKQVYPGQGSRPRRKGYPQVPGLAINLIVPPQFIDERLEKLNSGEGFSDLFEQEITSNGLASGNLRSYQLWADNLKKGGGALLHSVKAKTQPAVRNMYRSAKIGLKGVQNRLKWKDNDLSLQRWGSLRVPTPDNRSECLQHRLPITHHFGQSRPLRPRHRRSQSRPEDEIPGREEQRESLSGLKEPWGQDDFDSNFLSSGELDLLGEILDNLSIGMSGPEESPGLHPSHSLDSCHLDQSSCFNLMLLEETSKEQLLSPKVPTAALLSEELEEPRTSHTSMETVAPQVPSSSHQQLLVEEEFQEPQLLPSGTFAVPQSSKVFVESEIPNICAEYRPPSPVPVPQDIHRGVPPRLREGVFIHPKVAQLKKRFEG, encoded by the exons ATGGGATCCGATATCAA AGAGGATCCCAAGAACACATTTGCTTGGTTCTTTGAGGCTGCCTACCCCACCTCCCTTCAGGAGG CACCCCCCGTCTTGCGCCAGTACCCTAAGGATTTCTGTGATCAG GAATTAATGCAAACGGTAcccaaattctgtttccctttcGACTTGGAgag GCCACATTCTAGCTGCCCAGCACTTCACCTTTGTCCTCACCGACTTGTCTGGGAGCCGAAGATTTGGCTTCTGCCGCCTGGGTACCAGTGCCAGAAGCTGCCTCTGCATACTCAGGTTGGAGG TGATCTGCCCTGGTTTGAGGTTTTCTACAAACTGCTCAACAATGTTGGGGACCTGTTAGCCCAGAATCAG GTCTCTGAGGCTGAAGAACTTCTCTCTGCCTTGTATCTGCATCCAGTACCTGGGCCAGAGGCCTCTTTGGGACTGTCTCTG GACCGTCAGGAAGGGAAGCTGAAAATTACCACTCACCCCAGTCCCCTGCCTCCTGCACCTGGGACCAACCAACTG CTTTCCTGCTTCATTGCTCCAAATTCTGCATGCTTGCCCTCCATCCCAGAAAAT AGGAACCTGACTGAGTTGGTGGTGGCTGTGGCTTCAGAGAATATCGTGGGCCTCTATAGCTCTCTGCTCAGTGAGCGTAGAGTTCTGCTCACTGCCAGCAAACTCAGCACG CTGACAGCCTGTGTTCATGCATCCTGTGGCTTGCTGTATCCTATGCATTGGGAACACATACTCATCCCCACACTACCCCCCCATTTGCTGGACTATTGCTG TGCCCCCATGCCTTACCTCATCGGTGTCCACACCAGCCTTATTGAG AGGGTGCGGGACAAGGGCCTGGAGGATGTGGTCATCTTGAATGTGGACACAAACACCTTGGAGTCACCATTCCAGGATGTGGACACACTACCCCCTGACGTG GTGTCTCTTCTGAGACTAAGGCTAAGAAAGGAAGCTTTGGCTGCTGGTGATGGTGTCTCTCGACTCTTCCTGAGGGCCCAAGCTATGCTGTTTGGTGGTTACAGAGATGCACTGATTTGCAGTCCT ggaCAACCTATGAAGTTCAAAGAAGAAGTTTTTGTGGCTCAGAAGCCAGGACCCTTACAAACCTTCAGACAAAGTGCCATCCACCTCCAACTCTTCAAACAGGTATATCCAGGCCAAGGAAGTCGGCCCAGGAGAAAGGGGTATCCCCAAGTGCCAGGGCTGGCTATAAATCTGATTGTCCCTCCCCAGTTCATAGATGAGCGCCTTGAGAAGCTGAATTCTGGGGAAGGCTTCTCAGACCTGTTTGAACAAGAGATCACTAGCAATGGCCTGGCCTCAG GAAACCTGCGATCCTATCAGCTCTGGGCAGATAatctgaaa AAAGGTGGAGGAGCCCTGTTGCATTCTGTGAAGGCCAAAACCCAGCCAGCCGTGAGGAACATGTACCGATCC GCCAAGATTGGACTCAAAGGAGTACAAAATCGGCTGAAGTGGAAG GATAATGACCTCTCGCTGCAGAGGTGGGGTTCTCTTCGGGTCCCAACCCCAGACAACCGCTCTGAATGTCTTCAACATCGTCTACCCATCACCCACCACTTTGGCCAG TCCAGGCCCCTTCGTCCCCGACACCGAAGATCCCAATCTCGACCTGAGGACGAGATTCCTGGGAGAGAGGAACAAAG gGAATCTCTGTCTGGGCTCAAGGAGCCCTGGGGACAAGATGACTTCGATAGCAACTTCCTGAGCTCAGGAGAACTGGACCTGCTTGGGGAGATCCTTGACAACCTCAGCATTGGGATGTCTGGGCCTGAAGAATCCCCTGGTCTGCACCCCAGCCATAGCTTGGACAGCTGCCACTTAGACCAGAGCAGCTGTTTCAACTTG ATGCTTctggaagaaacttcaaaggaaCAATTGCTATCCCCCAAAGTGCCTACTGCAGCTCTTCTCAGTGAGGAGTTGGAAGAACCCAGGACTTCTCATACCTCCATGGAGACTGTAGCCCCCCAAGTCCCTTCCTCAAGCCATCAGCAACTCCTGGTTGAGGAAGAATTTCAAGAGCCACAATTGCTACCCTCTGGGACCTTTGCTGTACCTCAGTCCTCCAAAGTCTTTGTAGAGTCAGAGATACCCAACATCTGTGCAGAATACAGACCCCCTAGTCCTGTACCAGTTCCCCAGGACATTCATAGAGGAGTACCCCCACGTCTCAGAGAGGGGGTCTTCATTCATCCCAAGGTAGCTCAGCTCAAAAAGCGATTTGAGGGCTAG
- the DENND1C gene encoding DENN domain-containing protein 1C isoform X7, giving the protein MGSDIKEDPKNTFAWFFEAAYPTSLQEAPPVLRQYPKDFCDQELMQTVPKFCFPFDLERPHSSCPALHLCPHRLVWEPKIWLLPPGYQCQKLPLHTQVGGDLPWFEVFYKLLNNVGDLLAQNQVRPLFLSTPHLHLPACPRLPECSCLHSQVSEAEELLSALYLHPVPGPEASLGLSLDRQEGKLKITTHPSPLPPAPGTNQLLSCFIAPNSACLPSIPENRNLTELVVAVASENIVGLYSSLLSERRVLLTASKLSTLTACVHASCGLLYPMHWEHILIPTLPPHLLDYCCAPMPYLIGVHTSLIERVRDKGLEDVVILNVDTNTLESPFQDVDTLPPDVGQPMKFKEEVFVAQKPGPLQTFRQSAIHLQLFKQVYPGQGSRPRRKGYPQVPGLAINLIVPPQFIDERLEKLNSGEGFSDLFEQEITSNGLASGNLRSYQLWADNLKKGGGALLHSVKAKTQPAVRNMYRSAKIGLKGVQNRLKWKDNDLSLQRWGSLRVPTPDNRSECLQHRLPITHHFGQSRPLRPRHRRSQSRPEDEIPGREEQRESLSGLKEPWGQDDFDSNFLSSGELDLLGEILDNLSIGMSGPEESPGLHPSHSLDSCHLDQSSCFNLMLLEETSKEQLLSPKVPTAALLSEELEEPRTSHTSMETVAPQVPSSSHQQLLVEEEFQEPQLLPSGTFAVPQSSKVFVESEIPNICAEYRPPSPVPVPQDIHRGVPPRLREGVFIHPKVAQLKKRFEG; this is encoded by the exons ATGGGATCCGATATCAA AGAGGATCCCAAGAACACATTTGCTTGGTTCTTTGAGGCTGCCTACCCCACCTCCCTTCAGGAGG CACCCCCCGTCTTGCGCCAGTACCCTAAGGATTTCTGTGATCAG GAATTAATGCAAACGGTAcccaaattctgtttccctttcGACTTGGAgag GCCACATTCTAGCTGCCCAGCACTTCACCTTTGTCCTCACCGACTTGTCTGGGAGCCGAAGATTTGGCTTCTGCCGCCTGGGTACCAGTGCCAGAAGCTGCCTCTGCATACTCAGGTTGGAGG TGATCTGCCCTGGTTTGAGGTTTTCTACAAACTGCTCAACAATGTTGGGGACCTGTTAGCCCAGAATCAGGTAAGGccccttttcctctccactcCCCACCTCCACTTGCCTGCTTGTCCCCGTTTGCCTGAGTGCTCCTGCCTCCATTCACAGGTCTCTGAGGCTGAAGAACTTCTCTCTGCCTTGTATCTGCATCCAGTACCTGGGCCAGAGGCCTCTTTGGGACTGTCTCTG GACCGTCAGGAAGGGAAGCTGAAAATTACCACTCACCCCAGTCCCCTGCCTCCTGCACCTGGGACCAACCAACTG CTTTCCTGCTTCATTGCTCCAAATTCTGCATGCTTGCCCTCCATCCCAGAAAAT AGGAACCTGACTGAGTTGGTGGTGGCTGTGGCTTCAGAGAATATCGTGGGCCTCTATAGCTCTCTGCTCAGTGAGCGTAGAGTTCTGCTCACTGCCAGCAAACTCAGCACG CTGACAGCCTGTGTTCATGCATCCTGTGGCTTGCTGTATCCTATGCATTGGGAACACATACTCATCCCCACACTACCCCCCCATTTGCTGGACTATTGCTG TGCCCCCATGCCTTACCTCATCGGTGTCCACACCAGCCTTATTGAG AGGGTGCGGGACAAGGGCCTGGAGGATGTGGTCATCTTGAATGTGGACACAAACACCTTGGAGTCACCATTCCAGGATGTGGACACACTACCCCCTGACGTG ggaCAACCTATGAAGTTCAAAGAAGAAGTTTTTGTGGCTCAGAAGCCAGGACCCTTACAAACCTTCAGACAAAGTGCCATCCACCTCCAACTCTTCAAACAGGTATATCCAGGCCAAGGAAGTCGGCCCAGGAGAAAGGGGTATCCCCAAGTGCCAGGGCTGGCTATAAATCTGATTGTCCCTCCCCAGTTCATAGATGAGCGCCTTGAGAAGCTGAATTCTGGGGAAGGCTTCTCAGACCTGTTTGAACAAGAGATCACTAGCAATGGCCTGGCCTCAG GAAACCTGCGATCCTATCAGCTCTGGGCAGATAatctgaaa AAAGGTGGAGGAGCCCTGTTGCATTCTGTGAAGGCCAAAACCCAGCCAGCCGTGAGGAACATGTACCGATCC GCCAAGATTGGACTCAAAGGAGTACAAAATCGGCTGAAGTGGAAG GATAATGACCTCTCGCTGCAGAGGTGGGGTTCTCTTCGGGTCCCAACCCCAGACAACCGCTCTGAATGTCTTCAACATCGTCTACCCATCACCCACCACTTTGGCCAG TCCAGGCCCCTTCGTCCCCGACACCGAAGATCCCAATCTCGACCTGAGGACGAGATTCCTGGGAGAGAGGAACAAAG gGAATCTCTGTCTGGGCTCAAGGAGCCCTGGGGACAAGATGACTTCGATAGCAACTTCCTGAGCTCAGGAGAACTGGACCTGCTTGGGGAGATCCTTGACAACCTCAGCATTGGGATGTCTGGGCCTGAAGAATCCCCTGGTCTGCACCCCAGCCATAGCTTGGACAGCTGCCACTTAGACCAGAGCAGCTGTTTCAACTTG ATGCTTctggaagaaacttcaaaggaaCAATTGCTATCCCCCAAAGTGCCTACTGCAGCTCTTCTCAGTGAGGAGTTGGAAGAACCCAGGACTTCTCATACCTCCATGGAGACTGTAGCCCCCCAAGTCCCTTCCTCAAGCCATCAGCAACTCCTGGTTGAGGAAGAATTTCAAGAGCCACAATTGCTACCCTCTGGGACCTTTGCTGTACCTCAGTCCTCCAAAGTCTTTGTAGAGTCAGAGATACCCAACATCTGTGCAGAATACAGACCCCCTAGTCCTGTACCAGTTCCCCAGGACATTCATAGAGGAGTACCCCCACGTCTCAGAGAGGGGGTCTTCATTCATCCCAAGGTAGCTCAGCTCAAAAAGCGATTTGAGGGCTAG